The sequence below is a genomic window from Synechococcus sp. UW179A.
CAGGGGTAGCAGGCGGCAGATCGCCGTCACCGTGATGCGTCGTAACCGCTCCAGCCAGCGGGCCTGCTGTTTTGGCAGGGGACGTAGCAGGGTTGGGTCCGGCAGAGGCGCTGCAATGGCCGCTTTCACCAGTTCGGGTCGCAGCGCAGCGGTGGTTAGAACAGTGAGGCCGCCTAGTGAGTTGCCCACAAGCACCGCTGGTTGCTCCACCACCTCTTCGAGAAATGCCGCTAGTTGCCTCGACCAGAATTGGTTGTTGAGTGAGTAGCGCCGATTAAGGCCTGGCTGGTCAGAGCGCCCGAAGCCGATCAGGTCAAGACTGAACACCTGGTAGCCCGCTGCGGCAAGAGCTCCGGCGTTATGTCTCCAGTGGCTGCTGCTGGCGCCGAAGCCGTGAATCAGCACGATCGGTGTAGCTGAGGTCTCCCCCAGAACGCGCCAGTGACAATTGAGATTCATCCAGCGCCATGTGTTGGCTTCTCCCCAGTCGGCACCGCTGGAGGCAGGCTGGGAAGCGGTTGCGTGCACGCGCCTGGAAACACCGGTTTCTCACTATCGCGAAGGAGCTGTCTGCTTGCAGACAGGATCTGGGTTTTTTCGAAAGGATTCGCGACCTTCGAGGGACCTGTCAGTCCTGCTGGCGACCCACCAGGCTTCAGCCGCACAACGGCCACTGCGTTGGCTTGACCTCATGGCCGGTTGTGGCATTCGTGGTTTGCGTTGGGGACTCGAGGCCTATCCCGAAGCCAGACCCGATCTGGAGCTTTGGTTGAACGATGCCGATCCAGATCGCAGCTCTTTGCTGGCATCGAACCTTCAGCTTCTGCAGGGTATTCGGGGTGTGTCGTTGACGACCACACATAGGGCGGCAGAGCGTTTGCTGCGCCAGGCGTATCTCGATCAGACCTTCTTTGATCTGATCGATATGGATGCCTTCGGTTGTCCGAATGCCCTGCTTCAGTCGGCTTTGGCAGTGCTTCGCTTCGATGGTCTGCTGGTCCTCGCAAGCACCGATGGACGTTCGCCAACCGGCCATGATCGCCCTGCGGCGGTGCGTCATTTTGGGGCAGCGGCGCGAGCACATCCCGCCAGTTGGGAGCTGGCTTTGCGACTTCAGTTGGCCGTGCTGGCCAGAGAAGCCTGGCAATTGGGGCGGGGGCTTGAACCCGTTGCCAGTTTCAGTGAAGGCCGCACATTCCGGCTCGCGGTGCGGTTGCGCCAGCGCCTCGCCGCTGATGAGGAATCGCAGCTGGGCCTGCTGGCTCGGTGCGAGCGCTGTGGTGATCAAGCTGTGCAACCTCTCTTGAAGCTCTCGGGCTGGAGATCCTGTCGCTGCACAGATGGCCAGGGGAAGTGGGCGATTACA
It includes:
- a CDS encoding N2,N2-dimethylguanosine tRNA methyltransferase, with the protein product MQTGSGFFRKDSRPSRDLSVLLATHQASAAQRPLRWLDLMAGCGIRGLRWGLEAYPEARPDLELWLNDADPDRSSLLASNLQLLQGIRGVSLTTTHRAAERLLRQAYLDQTFFDLIDMDAFGCPNALLQSALAVLRFDGLLVLASTDGRSPTGHDRPAAVRHFGAAARAHPASWELALRLQLAVLAREAWQLGRGLEPVASFSEGRTFRLAVRLRQRLAADEESQLGLLARCERCGDQAVQPLLKLSGWRSCRCTDGQGKWAITGPLWLGPLQMPAVLGQLLKLADSHPDTLSSAGRRLLQRLQSDCGLPVCCWSTAELASRLSLAGTPPLQELIQSLQSAGHQACPSAVMTGQLRTDAPMAELLQQCVQHVTGDR
- a CDS encoding alpha/beta fold hydrolase, whose translation is MHATASQPASSGADWGEANTWRWMNLNCHWRVLGETSATPIVLIHGFGASSSHWRHNAGALAAAGYQVFSLDLIGFGRSDQPGLNRRYSLNNQFWSRQLAAFLEEVVEQPAVLVGNSLGGLTVLTTAALRPELVKAAIAAPLPDPTLLRPLPKQQARWLERLRRITVTAICRLLPLELIVPLIARTPLLRAGLQGAYQRSIRSDRELQALIAQPALRVTAARSLRAMSVGMALRPRNATAPVLLQRLQTLRNTPPVLLLWGRQDRFVPLMIGELVKSQHPWVELKVIENAGHCPHDETPELFHLELLHWLDRNLGGTSATGIGHQE